From the Gemmatimonadota bacterium genome, the window CATCTGATCCGCCTCCTTCACTGGTTGGTCTGATCCATCTACCCATAAAGGAACGGAAAGCCGGACCGGATTTCTATAGGGTGTATCCCTATTTCGCGGGTTTTTTCACCGGAATCGAAGAAAAACTTGATGCCGGTCTTGGACGGGGTGGTGCGTTTCCTATAAACGAAAGGGTTTATTCTTCCAAATTGATCAGACCAAGTTTGATCGCCGTTCGGATCAGGTCGGGAAGGCTATGCGTGTCTAGTTTCGCCATCAGATTGATGCGGTGATTTTGCACGGTCTTAATACTGATTCGCATGGATTCTGCTATCTTGGGATTTGATAGCCCCGATGCGATCAGTCGAAGGACTTCGTGCTCACGGGGTGTCAGCCGGGGCGGTGTGCCCTGGGGATACTCCTCATACTGGTAATCGGCATGATCCATGGCCCGGGAATGGTAAGTGACGCCCCTGCAAACGGTGCGTATCGCTTTGACCAACTCTTCGCCGGCTGATTTCTTGAGCACGTAGCCCCGGGCGCCGTTGTCCAGTGCTTTCCGGATCAGATCGGGATCCGAATGCATCGACAGCATGACCACCTGGATCTCGGAGAACGAAGCGCGAATGTTCCTCGTCGCTTCTATACCGCCGATACCGGGCATCTCAACGTCCATCACGATGACGTCCGTCCGGACTCGATGCACGACATCCATCACGTCCCGGCCGTCCGTAGCCTCGGCGACTACTTGAATATCGGTTTCTTTCGAGAGCAAATCCCGAAGTCCCTGCCTGATCAGATGATGATCGTCTGCGATCACTACGCGTATCATATGATTTACGTGATCTCCTTTTAAGTTCGTTACATGGTGAAATCCGGCTTCTGCTCAATACTTAACACCGAAAAGGAGGATTTTCCATAGGGTGTTTCCCTATTTCCACGTTTCTCGAACGAAATTGGAGGTTGAAATAGGCACGAGAGTAAGGCTGCGGCCGGCCGGATTGCTACCAGGCGGGGGATGACAACGGATCATTCATCCAGGAAGGCAAGACGGTGCTTGAGCGCTACGAGTATGAGATCCGGCAGGTTGTGGACTTCCAGCTTCTTCATCAGGATCGCGCGGTGTTTTTCCACAGTCTTGGCGCTGATGCTCAGGACCTCCGCAGCGGCCTGGTTGGTATGTCCCTCGACGATGAGTTGGAGTATCTCCCGTTCGCGGGATGAAAGCTGCTCCAGAACGGTAGATGACTCATTCGTCGATTCCGTCTGCAGGAATCCCGATAGCACCGTTTGGGCAATCGAAGGAGATAGATAGATTTCACCCTTGTTGGCGGACCGGACAGCGATCAGGAGTTCCTCCACGACGGAATTCTTGAGGAGATACCCGCTGGCCCCGCATCGGAGTGCCTGGCGAACCACGTCCTCTTCCGAATGTATGGATAATATGACGACGCGGGTATCGACGGATAGCGTCTGAATCCGCCGCGTAGTCTCGATACCGTTCAGCAAAGGCATGGCGATATCCAACATGGCTACATCCGGTCTCTTCCGTTGTACCAGGTTCAGTGCCTCGTGCCCATCGGCCGCTTCGCCGACAACTTCCATGTCCTCGGCCTTTTCGATCAGCGATACGATGCTTTGACGGACCAGTTGGTGATCGTCGGCTATAACGATCCTGATCATTTCTCCTCCAGAGGAATGGTAGCGACCAGACGGGCTCCCGCGCCAGGTTTCGAATAAACATTCATACGGCCATTCAGCGATTCGAGGCGTTCCTGCATATCGATCAAACCGATTCCTGTTTCATTCTGATCAGAAAGTGTATCCGCAAGATCAAAGCCCTGGCCGTTATCCTGTATCGATAGTTGTACCACTTCGCCATTGCGTTTCAAGCTGACATCAACGTGAGAGGCTTGTCCGTGTTTGGCACAGTTCGTCAGCCCTTCCTGCAGTATACGATACAGGCAGATATCGATTGGATTGGAGATCTCTGTAGTATCCATGCCAACGTATGAGACCGGTATTTGAGTTTGTTGCTTGAAATTCTTGCAAAGTCCTTCCAATGCTGAATTCAGCCCGACGGTATCCAGTGTCGGGGGACGGAGATTATGGGAGATCACACGAAGTTTCTCCAGCGTATCTTCGGCCAGCACCACAGCGTCATTCAGCCGTGCTGCAGTATGATCGGCATCCCCAGGCAACTCGTTCCGGGTTATTTCCAGGCTCATTTTCAGTGCCGTAAGCGCCTGTCCGGTATCATCATGGAGATCCCGCGCCAGCCGACGTCTTTCAGATTCCTGAATGTTGATGAGGCGGTTGGAAAGTCTCTTGAGGCGTTGTGTCTGCATGCTCAGCGATGTAGTTGCTTTTATGTTCTTCAGCACCATCTCCAGTTCAGCAGCCAGCACCAGCAGCTGTTCTTTTTCTTCGCCGGTAAAGGGCTCTTCTGAAACTTTGGCTCCGATTGCGATACAACCTTGAGCATGCAATTCACCACGTAGCAAGATGATGAGTTCGTATCCGAGCTCTGAAACCCGATTCTGTACATAAGGGTCTTCAGACTCGACCAATGGTCGTTCCGGAGACATCAGCTTCAACAACGCTTCTATTTTGCCAGTTGACGAACTGAAGAAGGATCCGTCTTTCTTCGGCTCGCTGATGAACTTCTTGTTTACGTCGTACCAGGCAACCGCTATCGACTTCCGAGGTCCATCGCTGAGGTAGATTGCTACATATGAGAGGTCCAGTACCTCGAGCAGTTCACTTCCCGTACCGGTCAGAAGGGCGTTTCGATCCTGAAAATGCGTTAACTCACGTCTGAGCCTGAAAAGTCGTTGACGGTTCTCGATTTCATCACGAAACAGGTATCGGTCGATAAACCGGATGACGGCTGGTTTTGCCAGGGTCCAGCCTCCGACGAGTATCAGGATGAATCCCGCGGTAACAACCATAATCAACAGGTCGGAGACTTCTACACCGGTAGCCGCGAAGGTTATCGTTTCATAGATAATCAGGAGCAGCCCGAGACTCAGTAAGAGATTCACGCCCTGGTTGGATATAAATTGCCGAAGGCTTTTTCCGACGATGAACCTGAGGCCGAATACCCGGTGAGCCAGCACTGAATATGCAAAAGAGAGCGGCAGAATGCACTTCAACCCGACGAGGACAACATGGTCGAGCAACCAGACGAGCAACGGCAATAAGGCGCCTTGCAGCGGTACCATTACCCATGTGACCATGAAGGTGCCTGGTTGAGTTATGGTCCAAACCGGTGCTAATACGAAGGCTGACACGAAACCGACGTTGATGAACTGCAGGCGCGTGTACTGCTGCCGGCGCGCGACGGAATGTTGGGCGAGAAGCAGGCCGGCCGCTATGAAAATAACGAGAACGGGTAACGCAGGGACTGGAACGGATTCAACCAGAGAGATGATGGTTTGTATCGAATCACTGTTCCAGCCATTGGTCAGACTTAGAAGATAGATAATACGAATGACGATCCAGGCGAAGATTGGTATCAGGATCCAACGCGCCCGTTTTCGCATCCATGATCCGAATTCAGTTTCGATTGGAAAAACGGTCAGGATGCTGAACAGGAGCCAGAACTCAAGGAAGTAAGCCAGGGTAATGACGAAAATACTGAGAGATAAAACCCAATCGGGCCAGCCAG encodes:
- a CDS encoding response regulator transcription factor yields the protein MIRVVIADDHHLIRQGLRDLLSKETDIQVVAEATDGRDVMDVVHRVRTDVIVMDVEMPGIGGIEATRNIRASFSEIQVVMLSMHSDPDLIRKALDNGARGYVLKKSAGEELVKAIRTVCRGVTYHSRAMDHADYQYEEYPQGTPPRLTPREHEVLRLIASGLSNPKIAESMRISIKTVQNHRINLMAKLDTHSLPDLIRTAIKLGLINLEE
- a CDS encoding response regulator transcription factor, encoding MIRIVIADDHQLVRQSIVSLIEKAEDMEVVGEAADGHEALNLVQRKRPDVAMLDIAMPLLNGIETTRRIQTLSVDTRVVILSIHSEEDVVRQALRCGASGYLLKNSVVEELLIAVRSANKGEIYLSPSIAQTVLSGFLQTESTNESSTVLEQLSSREREILQLIVEGHTNQAAAEVLSISAKTVEKHRAILMKKLEVHNLPDLILVALKHRLAFLDE
- a CDS encoding PDZ domain-containing protein — translated: MAGYEDSGLRHLVYPLPTHPCSLPLKPLKTIGLRYFFLSTLVVALCAQMGLVVWTLVRFTQIEHWSPGIQFFGNEMIQTKGLTKSAVNNLQEGTWFHLVRIREDGGIKVTQVDADSPADRAGLRPGDMVISIDGTDLRTRPEAYFQARLRSRPGDQFNLAWLRDGNMQNGILTLEATEHVRYAVEVNQEELVLGVGAMTWFQRSSYLIFPMVLLVFGTWMGFRRPGNKIAFQCALLFLATALSVSPAFHPMIAGWPDWVLSLSIFVITLAYFLEFWLLFSILTVFPIETEFGSWMRKRARWILIPIFAWIVIRIIYLLSLTNGWNSDSIQTIISLVESVPVPALPVLVIFIAAGLLLAQHSVARRQQYTRLQFINVGFVSAFVLAPVWTITQPGTFMVTWVMVPLQGALLPLLVWLLDHVVLVGLKCILPLSFAYSVLAHRVFGLRFIVGKSLRQFISNQGVNLLLSLGLLLIIYETITFAATGVEVSDLLIMVVTAGFILILVGGWTLAKPAVIRFIDRYLFRDEIENRQRLFRLRRELTHFQDRNALLTGTGSELLEVLDLSYVAIYLSDGPRKSIAVAWYDVNKKFISEPKKDGSFFSSSTGKIEALLKLMSPERPLVESEDPYVQNRVSELGYELIILLRGELHAQGCIAIGAKVSEEPFTGEEKEQLLVLAAELEMVLKNIKATTSLSMQTQRLKRLSNRLINIQESERRRLARDLHDDTGQALTALKMSLEITRNELPGDADHTAARLNDAVVLAEDTLEKLRVISHNLRPPTLDTVGLNSALEGLCKNFKQQTQIPVSYVGMDTTEISNPIDICLYRILQEGLTNCAKHGQASHVDVSLKRNGEVVQLSIQDNGQGFDLADTLSDQNETGIGLIDMQERLESLNGRMNVYSKPGAGARLVATIPLEEK